The DNA region gtggttctcttactgagggatcacagtgagtcagttggaccataggggtcattgcttaggccatattgaggccgactttctcctagtggtttgtaattataattttctcacttacacttctgggtctgtatatatttgcctacgggcacactgctttggagtcactgcgagtgcgcgtgacatggagtgcagctgaggctgtacatgtctatatttgatgtacattggttagttagtggttgggttatgttgtaTTTTATATTGCGttgattaaaaggaatcaatcgaaaaaaaaattacctgttttccgcgaaagtttatttttggttactaaagtgacacctggaaatcggggtgttacataaaaCCACTAAAAAAAATAACCGCGCATGTATGCAGAAGCCCACGTTTCCTTCTTCTCATACGTCTCCTTTACCCAATTATCATCTTGAACTTCACATTCTATCACCATCTTTTCCCACCTATCTTCAAACCCAGCCACCTCATAGTCACCCAACATGCATCTGTTAAAAAATTCTAAGAATCTAGGCTTCTTCACATTCCTGGTTGCGTTCTCTAATAGATTCCATGCACACCAACTTATGATGGGCATTGGGAAATACTCTTCTAATCGCATTTCTCATGGACTTGCATCCATAAGTAATGACAGATACATGAGCTTTGCCTTTCATTGCATCCATAAATTTTTCCAGCAGCCATACATAGGTTTCTTCTTTCTCATCAGATACAATTGCCATGACAAACACAATGGTCCTGTTATGATGGTTAACTCCAGACAATACCACAAGTGGAAactatatttgttttttctataCGTAGCATCAAATGCTAACATATCACCAAAAACACTATAGTCTCTACGACTTTGTCCATCGCACCAACACGGGTTTAGCAACTTTCCTTGCTTAGACTTCTTATGGCTCCTGTACATGTCTGGATCTGTGCTTCGCAAAGTACGCAGATAGCCAAATGCACCTCTTACATCAGGCACCTGCTTTCTCCTCTCCTTATCCAATTCATTGTACATGTTCCGCTGATTAAAATTTACATTCAGATACTCACCTGCTTCACCAGCAAATGAAGCATAAATTTGAGGAGGTGAAATGCCAACTCCAATCATGTTGTTCATCTGGGAAACATCCATGTCACACATCTTCCTATGACCGACTAGCAAACCTACATGCTTATTAGGGACAACCAAGTGACTATGGCCATTATCGAGATGTTTAACAACCCAACGGTGACCAGATTCAGATTCATCAGTATGGACCTTGCAGTGTGCTAAACATCCACACCTAATGTCCCTCCTAGGCTCACGCTTCCGAATTCCATCTTCCCCAAATCTATCTTCTCTATGACCTTGTTTATGACAGACAAAATTCTGCTGCACAATTTCTTTCTTAAAGTTTTTCTTGACAGCGCTCTGACGGGCAGAAAATCCATTAAACCGAGCATACATATTGTAAAAATCGTACGCAAGATTACGATTTAAAAACCGGTATTTCTTCATGTCTTCAAATGTTAAAGTGATGAAATTGATGTTTCCCATATATTCAACACCATCTATGGGAATTGTACAAGTTTCTCCAATGGATTGTACATCATCTTCACCATCACAAAAGTCTCCCCCTTTCCTCACTACCAGAAATCTCATTCTTGTCATCACTATCAGAATCCTCGTTCTCCTAAATAAAAATAACGAAACCATAGTAAAAAGGAACAAAAACAACATCGTCAATAACGTTTGAAAACAATAAATACGAAACTTGCAAAAAATCTTCTTCATTATTCCCAGTGGCCACAATAAATCACAAACATCAGTTAGCTGTATTCGAATTGAACTAAGAGGTTCTCAAACTAAAAAATTGAATTGGGAGTTTTCAAAACCATAATGCTTTCTTACTGAAGAAACACGAGACACGAAAAATCGTGATTCGGCGGATACCTTTGTTTTCGCCGCTACGGGTTAGGGGGTTCGTGGGTTAGATCTGCCAGCGAAGGCTGGTGCGGGTACAACCAGAGCTAAGGGTAATGATGAATCTTCTTCAAGTGTGAAATTAATTCCACCTGAGAGTGTCCCCCTAAACATATACTAGTAATTAGTGGGGAATCATGA from Lotus japonicus ecotype B-129 chromosome 2, LjGifu_v1.2 includes:
- the LOC130736548 gene encoding protein FAR1-RELATED SEQUENCE 5-like, with product MTRMRFLVVRKGGDFCDGEDDVQSIGETCTIPIDGVEYMGNINFITLTFEDMKKYRFLNRNLAYDFYNMYARFNGFSARQSAVKKNFKKEIVQQNFVCHKQGHREDRFGEDGIRKREPRRDIRCGCLAHCKVHTDESESGHRWVVKHLDNGHSHLVVPNKHVGLLVGHRKMCDMDVSQMNNMIGVGISPPQIYASFAGEAGEYLNVNFNQRNMYNELDKERRKQVPDVRGAFGYLRTLRSTDPDMYRSHKKSKQGKLLNPCWCDGQSRRDYSVFGDMLAFDATTIVFVMAIVSDEKEETYVWLLEKFMDAMKGKAHVSVITYGCKSMRNAIRRVFPNAHHKLVCMESIRERNQECEEA